Below is a window of Desmonostoc muscorum LEGE 12446 DNA.
GAAACTGTAATGAGACTTGAGATTCATTTTCAGGTGGAACATCCTGCCAAAAAGCTGTGAGCGCAGCCAGAGTTTCCTGCACTTGACGTACTAAATAATCTACCAGAGTTTGCACGTATCCCCAAACAGATGGGAATGGCACACCATCTCCAGGTAAAAGATTATTTACGGGTAAATCGTTGATCCAGAGTTTCCATTGGTTATCAACTTGCTCTGGTAAACTAACTACATTGTAGGGTTTAAAAGCATCCTGCCAGGTTGCTAAGGGAGTACCTGCTTTACGTCCTAATTCTGCATAACAGTGGCGCATCATTTGAAATGTATTCTCATAGCTGCCCATGAATATATGCAGACCATGTTCTTCAATTCGGGCATTGGCATCGAGGTTACGTCCACTCGCACCTTTACCACCCAAACGCCATCCCATTTGATAAACCGTAATTTCATAATGGTTTTGCCAATCTGGTTGATTGGTGAGTTCAAACACAGCTGTCAAAGCAGCCATTCCTCCACCTAACACGGCAATCTTTTGTCGTTTAACTGGCGCATAACTCATCATGAAACCTCTCCCTCAAATAAATTTGTATGAAAATTATTTATAAATTTAAAAATGCTGCTGCGATTTCTTGTTGCAGACGTTGACTGTAATTAATCACCGCTTGATTGTCACGCAGCAGTACCTTTGCATCTTCCATGCACTGGGAGAAACAACTGCGGGAAATTTTGACTTGATGCTCGGCAGTGAACAAGCGAGAATGTTGCTGTGATGCTAACAGTAGAGTTTGATAAGCAGATACCAGACACAAAATGCTAGCTAAACGGTATCCAGGCGCATGGTAAGGAATATTCAGCACATAGGCAACAGATTGATCCAGAGCAGTTACAGCTGAGTTGATTACTTTCTGAGTCCATCGAGTTGGCGCTTCTTGTAAAGCCAAGGGTTTGTAATCAATTTCCTGTAACCAACTAGCCGGGAGATAACATTTGCCTTGCCTTAAATCCTCAACAAAGTCTTTAATAATATTGGTTTTCTGTAATGCTTGACCGCAATACTCGCAGTTGATGAGCAAGCGATCGCTTACTTCAGAAGAAAATTTATAATATTCAATTGCTAGTTCTGTACCGAGATGACCTACTGTTCCGGCGACAAAATAACAGTAGCGATCGTAATCTTCGGGTTGTGCGAGAATTTTTACTCCCTGCTGCTCTATTAGGTGAGGCATTTGGTAAGGATCTAGGATGCTCTCAACTCCATCGATCATTGCTGTTACCCATTGCCGAATTGTGGCACGGGTAGTAGAGGGTAGCATTTCATAAATCTGCCAGAGAGATAACCCTGCTTCTGGGGTCATGAGTTGCTGCTCATCTGCTGTGAGTCCTGGCCACTCTAGGCTTGACCAGTGTGCTAACAAACTGTTAGCGTAACGAGGAGTTTCTAGAAGTTGTTGTAATTGGGCAAATCGCGATCGCTTCCACTCTGGAGTTTGCAAGCAGTCTTCGATATTATCAGCGACTCGAAAAATCAAGTAAGCTGTCGCCATATAGCTGTCTAATGGTTCTTCTAAATCAACGTAAAACTCGGCTCCATCGCTTGCTGAATAGATAATTAACTGGTTAGCTGGAGAAACACCATTAGGACTTTGCAAATGTTCCCAAGTATTGGTTTTGGAGCTAATTACGTCTAACCCAGTGTGTCCCTGATTGCCAGTACCAATGCCTACTTTACCACTAACGACATAAATCCAAGCAGATGCGATCGCACTTGGTGAACCAGTGTCAATTGCTCCAAATCCCTGTACTAAACCACACCTTAAACCATTAGTTTTAACGTGAATCATTTTACTTCCTCCTCCTGGAAAAGTCGAAGGAACTAACTCTGTTGTGATAATTGGTATAAAATCAGGGTTTTGTTTGTTATTAAAAACTGTCCAGTTCTCGGCGGCTGACCATGCTGGGCCTAATTTTGTCAGTGTTGTTGGTGAACCACCTAATTCAAAGATAGCGTTTTTTAGTAAGTTACTCATGTTAGTTATCTCCACAAATCTTGGTGTTGTCTTTGATAGGTTTAATTTACTTTAAAGAACTAATCCTTTACATCGAATAAATGTCATGATGCAACTATGACATTTCTCATTTACAAAATCGTGAAAAAAATATCCCCGACTCCTTAGAGAAGTTGGGGATATAATTATGAGCGATTTTTACAAATCAGATTGCAGAAGGTG
It encodes the following:
- a CDS encoding phytoene/squalene synthase family protein; the encoded protein is MSNLLKNAIFELGGSPTTLTKLGPAWSAAENWTVFNNKQNPDFIPIITTELVPSTFPGGGSKMIHVKTNGLRCGLVQGFGAIDTGSPSAIASAWIYVVSGKVGIGTGNQGHTGLDVISSKTNTWEHLQSPNGVSPANQLIIYSASDGAEFYVDLEEPLDSYMATAYLIFRVADNIEDCLQTPEWKRSRFAQLQQLLETPRYANSLLAHWSSLEWPGLTADEQQLMTPEAGLSLWQIYEMLPSTTRATIRQWVTAMIDGVESILDPYQMPHLIEQQGVKILAQPEDYDRYCYFVAGTVGHLGTELAIEYYKFSSEVSDRLLINCEYCGQALQKTNIIKDFVEDLRQGKCYLPASWLQEIDYKPLALQEAPTRWTQKVINSAVTALDQSVAYVLNIPYHAPGYRLASILCLVSAYQTLLLASQQHSRLFTAEHQVKISRSCFSQCMEDAKVLLRDNQAVINYSQRLQQEIAAAFLNL